The following are encoded together in the Paenibacillus antri genome:
- a CDS encoding AraC family transcriptional regulator, which translates to MLASFQYVFWRGKRQFLLEADTNAAWVLFAVEDGAFRFRVGSAAGVAEAGDVVACPPGTLFHRHALSPVTFHFLRLELDDPSPAYLSEGKVRVANRSRLASDLVLLRRFAEDPSPEAERLKRHLLEDIISFCFQDRGREADKSSEDARMTSAAALIRDRAGEKAFGIRQAAEAAGLTPVQFSRKFQAAFRTTPVRYLTECRIKLAKELLADTNLTLEEIAPRCGYENAFYLSRVFKQVVSTSPSAYRKACQV; encoded by the coding sequence GTGCTGGCGTCTTTCCAATACGTGTTTTGGCGGGGCAAGCGGCAATTTCTGCTGGAGGCGGACACGAACGCGGCTTGGGTGCTGTTCGCCGTCGAGGACGGCGCCTTCCGCTTCCGCGTCGGGAGCGCCGCGGGCGTCGCCGAGGCGGGCGACGTCGTCGCCTGTCCGCCGGGGACGCTGTTCCATCGCCATGCGCTGTCCCCCGTCACCTTCCACTTCCTTCGTCTCGAGCTGGACGACCCGTCTCCCGCTTACCTCTCGGAGGGCAAAGTCCGCGTCGCGAACCGTTCGAGACTCGCTTCCGATCTGGTTTTGCTGCGGCGCTTCGCGGAGGATCCGTCGCCGGAAGCGGAACGGTTGAAGCGCCATCTGCTGGAGGATATAATCTCCTTCTGCTTCCAGGACCGCGGCCGGGAAGCCGATAAATCCTCGGAGGATGCGCGGATGACGAGCGCGGCCGCGCTCATTCGCGACCGGGCCGGCGAGAAGGCGTTCGGCATCCGCCAAGCCGCGGAGGCCGCGGGCCTTACGCCCGTCCAATTTTCCCGCAAATTCCAAGCCGCCTTCCGCACGACGCCCGTCCGCTACTTGACGGAATGCCGCATCAAGCTTGCCAAGGAGCTGCTGGCGGACACGAACTTGACGCTCGAAGAGATCGCCCCCCGCTGCGGATACGAGAACGCCTTCTATCTTAGCCGCGTCTTCAAGCAAGTCGTCTCGACCTCGCCCTCGGCGTACCGGAAGGCGTGTCAGGTGTAG
- a CDS encoding YheC/YheD family endospore coat-associated protein, whose amino-acid sequence MSKTKVKVLSIQTEAPEAAHTLWVSSKLLRKWGIAPRQSVNLRFGAFRSYVKIMPLKTPGLVRVSGSLASGMGLGRGALLRASFRTSSQTISVGPVIGVIMSRASPQDTNRPFGDTTTFCRELVAAAKKEGCFVYFFTPSDIGSSHGTISGWTYDKGWKRGTFPMPDVLHNRLTSRKYENLESVQQLFHEAKTRHGTQVFNEKYLDKTEVFSALKQEASVQKHLPESHAFTGYDVLKAMAAKHRILFLKPIRGSLGKGIIRVARTETGVYACQYSETNGTRRVNYPSLAKVYAAVSPRLKRQRFQIQQGLQLASVGGRPIDFRALAQKGATGQWGVTSIVGRIAGPNHFVSNLAKGGTIASMKDALQSSDLPVGRRGAAMASLRKAAVDIAKAVDKTIDAHFGELGVDLAVDKSGRVWLLEVNSKPSKNDNTQLTEGKIRPSVKTLVQYARYLAKL is encoded by the coding sequence ATGTCAAAAACCAAAGTCAAGGTGCTGTCGATCCAGACGGAAGCGCCTGAGGCCGCCCACACGCTATGGGTGAGCTCGAAGCTGCTGCGCAAGTGGGGCATCGCTCCGCGGCAATCCGTCAACCTTCGGTTCGGCGCATTCCGCAGCTACGTCAAGATTATGCCGTTGAAAACCCCCGGCCTCGTCCGCGTCAGCGGCAGCCTCGCGTCGGGTATGGGTCTCGGCCGCGGCGCCTTGCTTCGGGCGTCGTTCCGGACGTCGTCGCAGACGATCTCGGTCGGGCCGGTCATCGGCGTCATCATGTCGCGCGCGTCTCCGCAGGACACGAATCGTCCGTTCGGGGATACGACGACGTTTTGCCGGGAGCTGGTCGCCGCGGCGAAGAAGGAAGGCTGCTTCGTCTACTTCTTCACGCCCTCGGACATCGGCAGCAGCCACGGCACGATCTCCGGTTGGACGTACGACAAGGGATGGAAGCGAGGGACGTTCCCGATGCCGGACGTGCTGCACAATCGCTTGACCTCCCGGAAGTATGAAAACCTGGAGAGCGTCCAGCAGCTGTTCCATGAAGCCAAGACGCGCCACGGCACGCAAGTGTTCAATGAAAAATATTTGGATAAAACCGAAGTATTCTCCGCCTTGAAGCAGGAAGCGTCCGTGCAGAAGCATCTTCCGGAGTCGCACGCCTTCACCGGCTACGACGTGCTTAAGGCGATGGCGGCGAAGCACCGCATCCTGTTTTTGAAGCCGATCCGCGGCTCGTTGGGCAAGGGCATCATCCGCGTCGCGCGGACCGAGACCGGCGTCTACGCCTGCCAGTACAGCGAGACGAACGGCACCCGGCGGGTCAATTATCCGTCGCTGGCCAAGGTGTACGCGGCGGTGTCGCCCCGGCTGAAGCGGCAGAGGTTCCAAATCCAGCAAGGGCTGCAGCTGGCGTCGGTCGGCGGCCGGCCGATCGACTTCCGCGCCTTGGCGCAGAAGGGGGCCACCGGCCAATGGGGCGTCACGTCGATCGTCGGACGGATCGCGGGGCCGAACCATTTCGTCTCGAACCTGGCGAAGGGCGGCACGATCGCGAGCATGAAGGACGCGCTTCAGAGCTCCGACCTCCCCGTCGGCCGCCGGGGGGCGGCGATGGCCTCGCTTCGCAAAGCGGCGGTGGACATCGCGAAGGCCGTCGACAAGACGATCGACGCGCATTTCGGCGAGCTCGGGGTCGATCTCGCCGTCGACAAGAGCGGCCGCGTCTGGCTGCTCGAGGTCAATTCGAAGCCGTCGAAGAACGACAATACGCAGCTGACCGAAGGCAAGATCCGGCCTTCCGTGAAGACGCTCGTGCAATACGCAAGATATTTGGCGAAGCTGTAA
- a CDS encoding YheC/YheD family endospore coat-associated protein: MNDRDAIAPEPAYLGILVCPKAGPLPFGSRAFYRRLATAGRSLGLAVYVFALEWVDWRRRLVRGYAFDDAGARWTPGAFPLPRLVYDRAFPRTKEQLMRLRAGVARLAAQPGVSVLGRGLGGKLDVYRLLRAEPKLEGLLPSTEPYAGPASLARWLRERGDVVVKPQGGTHGKGVFRLRKTTLGAYEARGRTASNGSLALRFASLDSLLRWADARLIDGRPFLLQPYLELTTREGAPFDVRALVQKNGEGRWTFTGAAARIGAIGGLTSNLHGGGTSRPAADVLRERFGAAKAERALRRIERAASAIPPVLERSHGPLLELGIDFGVDAGGRVWVLEVNSKPGRTSFTRLDDDHVGIAAVTSPIRYARYVLDRQLGGQNK; the protein is encoded by the coding sequence ATGAACGATCGCGATGCGATCGCGCCGGAACCGGCGTACCTCGGTATCTTGGTTTGCCCGAAGGCGGGCCCCCTCCCGTTCGGGTCCCGCGCGTTCTACCGGCGGCTCGCGACGGCCGGTCGGTCGCTCGGTCTCGCGGTGTACGTCTTCGCGCTCGAGTGGGTCGATTGGCGCCGCCGCCTCGTCCGCGGGTACGCCTTCGACGACGCCGGCGCCCGTTGGACGCCCGGCGCGTTCCCGCTGCCGCGGCTCGTCTACGACCGCGCGTTCCCGCGCACGAAGGAGCAGCTGATGCGCCTTCGCGCCGGCGTCGCGCGTCTCGCGGCGCAGCCGGGCGTCTCGGTGCTCGGCCGCGGCCTCGGCGGCAAGCTCGACGTGTATCGGCTGCTCAGGGCGGAGCCGAAGCTCGAGGGCTTGCTGCCGTCGACGGAGCCGTACGCCGGCCCCGCCTCGCTCGCCCGATGGCTGCGGGAGCGCGGGGACGTCGTCGTCAAGCCGCAAGGCGGGACGCACGGCAAAGGCGTGTTCCGGCTGCGGAAGACGACCTTAGGCGCATACGAGGCGCGCGGGCGCACCGCCTCGAACGGGAGTCTCGCGCTCCGGTTCGCGAGCCTCGACTCGCTGCTCCGGTGGGCGGACGCGCGGCTCATCGACGGTCGACCGTTCCTCCTCCAGCCGTATCTCGAGCTGACCACGCGCGAAGGCGCGCCGTTCGACGTCCGGGCGCTCGTGCAGAAGAACGGCGAAGGGCGGTGGACGTTCACCGGCGCCGCCGCGCGCATCGGCGCGATCGGCGGATTGACGTCGAATCTGCACGGGGGCGGAACGTCCCGCCCGGCGGCCGACGTGCTGCGGGAGCGCTTCGGCGCCGCGAAGGCGGAACGCGCCCTGCGCCGCATCGAACGCGCCGCGTCGGCCATCCCGCCCGTACTGGAGCGCAGTCACGGACCGCTGCTCGAGCTCGGCATCGACTTCGGCGTCGACGCCGGGGGGCGGGTTTGGGTGCTTGAAGTCAACTCGAAACCTGGAAGAACGTCATTCACGCGTCTTGACGACGACCACGTCGGAATCGCGGCCGTGACAAGTCCGATTCGCTATGCGCGGTACGTCCTGGACCGGCAACTGGGAGGACAGAACAAATGA
- a CDS encoding YheC/YheD family endospore coat-associated protein: MSLTLSKIHFTKKTDRAVYVTSALAKQLRLRGGRTVDVRLGGKTVSAEVRPLRRKGKHMYLPYLLRESLRAPKTGSIYLATSEGGTTVRLGPLIGILTSGGGSIDRPFGTRTYMIKEFLRAGGEKAYFFAFTPRDVNWDQNTVLGYFLNANGTWSRKTVPLPDVVYNRLASRAADVSYSMEQLKQRFLRRNIPVFNWSFYNKWDVYRMLEDEPDAYKHVPESTINPTPERLKEMLQRHKFIYLKPTGGSLGKGIYRITYAPGKGYFARFRRNGKNVLLRFQKFSSLAAMLGASNGRLRRYVAQQGIRLIEIDGCPIDFRFHLVRDNSNDWVVAGVGAKMAGRGSVTTHIKNGGTLMTPQQALGRVFGNDAGKVLDRMKDVSIKLADAIQSSSRHHVGELGFDLGVDQNEAIWMFEANSKPGRSIYKHPALKDEGRETLSLVFQHCLYLAKFRKGGKS, translated from the coding sequence ATGAGTTTGACGTTAAGCAAGATCCATTTCACGAAAAAAACGGATAGAGCGGTTTACGTCACCTCGGCGCTCGCGAAGCAGCTTCGGCTGCGCGGCGGGCGCACGGTGGACGTCCGCCTGGGGGGCAAGACCGTGTCGGCCGAGGTCCGTCCGCTGCGGCGCAAGGGCAAACATATGTATTTGCCCTACCTCCTCCGCGAGTCGCTGCGGGCGCCCAAGACGGGCAGCATCTACCTGGCGACGAGCGAGGGCGGCACGACGGTCCGGCTCGGTCCGCTAATCGGCATACTAACGAGCGGCGGCGGATCGATCGATCGGCCGTTCGGCACTCGAACCTATATGATCAAGGAATTCCTGCGGGCGGGCGGCGAAAAGGCGTATTTCTTCGCGTTCACGCCGCGGGACGTCAACTGGGACCAGAATACCGTGCTCGGTTATTTCTTGAATGCGAACGGAACCTGGTCGCGCAAGACCGTACCGCTGCCGGACGTCGTCTATAACCGGCTCGCGAGCCGGGCCGCGGACGTCTCCTACAGCATGGAGCAGCTGAAGCAGCGATTTCTGCGCCGCAACATTCCCGTGTTCAACTGGAGCTTCTATAACAAGTGGGACGTCTACCGCATGCTCGAAGACGAACCCGACGCTTACAAGCACGTGCCGGAGTCGACGATCAACCCGACGCCCGAACGGCTGAAGGAGATGCTTCAACGCCATAAATTTATCTATTTGAAGCCGACCGGAGGCAGTCTCGGCAAGGGAATATACCGAATTACGTACGCCCCTGGCAAAGGGTACTTCGCCCGCTTCCGCCGGAACGGGAAAAACGTGCTTCTGCGCTTCCAGAAGTTTTCCAGCCTCGCCGCGATGCTCGGCGCCTCGAACGGCCGCTTACGCCGTTACGTCGCGCAGCAAGGCATCCGATTGATCGAAATCGACGGCTGCCCGATCGACTTCCGCTTCCACCTCGTTCGCGACAACTCGAACGACTGGGTCGTCGCCGGCGTGGGCGCCAAGATGGCGGGCCGGGGCAGCGTGACGACGCATATCAAGAACGGCGGCACGCTCATGACGCCGCAGCAAGCGCTCGGACGCGTCTTCGGCAACGACGCGGGCAAAGTTCTCGATCGCATGAAGGACGTCTCGATCAAGCTCGCGGACGCAATTCAGAGCAGCTCTCGCCATCATGTCGGCGAGCTCGGCTTCGACCTCGGCGTCGACCAGAACGAGGCGATCTGGATGTTCGAAGCGAACTCCAAGCCGGGGCGTTCGATCTATAAACACCCGGCGCTCAAAGACGAAGGGCGGGAGACGCTGTCCCTCGTGTTCCAGCACTGCCTGTATCTCGCGAAGTTTCGAAAGGGGGGGAAATCGTAG
- a CDS encoding YheC/YheD family endospore coat-associated protein has product MDLQTHRLNAQTKNSPATVAAILTYRDNTRIFRGNRDNFIDLLRTAKKEGVTAYIVAQDDLDLRARKLKGYVYSASKRKWVLGERPFPDIVYNRIPYRKFEQLPEVQEIIRECLAHPTIRFFNPSFFSKWSLFEWLKESKLTRGHIPETVRLTGLSDFARMVRKYRNVYLKPVKGKAGKGIMKVQQVSGKRRSAEAGYRLTCQSGDGVESMTFDTVSAMYDTVKRYMDGKEYIAQQGISLAVAGGRPFDLRALVQKNDRGEWRVSGIGARVAGASSITTHVPRGGSIGDPTKLLGTVFGPTSGRSILRQARETALVLASQIEKGSGHTLGEMSMDLGVDTTGKLWFFEANSKPMKFDEPHIREKSLRRLVRFWKYLVSASPEGRPRVNKSLERARRVGRGPAKRRNR; this is encoded by the coding sequence ATGGACCTCCAGACCCATCGCCTCAACGCGCAAACGAAGAACTCCCCCGCGACCGTCGCCGCTATTCTGACCTATCGGGACAATACCCGCATCTTCCGGGGCAACCGCGACAACTTCATCGACCTGCTGCGCACCGCGAAGAAAGAGGGCGTCACCGCCTACATCGTAGCGCAGGACGATCTCGACCTTCGCGCTCGCAAGCTGAAGGGGTATGTGTACAGCGCTTCTAAGCGGAAGTGGGTGCTCGGCGAGCGCCCCTTCCCGGATATCGTCTACAATCGCATCCCGTACCGGAAGTTCGAGCAGCTGCCCGAGGTTCAAGAGATCATCCGGGAGTGCCTCGCGCACCCGACGATACGGTTTTTCAATCCGTCGTTCTTCAGCAAGTGGAGCTTGTTCGAGTGGCTGAAGGAATCGAAGCTGACCCGGGGCCATATCCCGGAAACCGTGCGCCTGACCGGACTCAGCGACTTCGCGCGCATGGTCCGCAAGTATCGGAACGTCTACTTGAAGCCGGTTAAGGGGAAGGCCGGCAAGGGCATTATGAAGGTGCAGCAAGTAAGCGGGAAGAGGCGGTCGGCGGAAGCCGGCTACCGCCTGACCTGCCAAAGCGGGGACGGCGTCGAGTCGATGACGTTCGACACCGTCTCCGCGATGTACGACACCGTCAAGCGGTACATGGACGGGAAGGAATATATCGCGCAGCAGGGCATCTCTCTCGCCGTCGCCGGCGGCCGGCCGTTCGACCTGCGCGCGCTCGTGCAGAAGAACGACCGCGGCGAATGGCGGGTTTCCGGCATCGGCGCTCGCGTGGCGGGCGCGTCGAGCATTACGACGCACGTGCCTCGCGGCGGCTCGATCGGCGACCCGACGAAGCTGCTCGGCACCGTCTTCGGCCCGACGAGCGGACGCTCGATCCTTCGCCAAGCGAGGGAAACCGCGCTCGTGCTCGCCTCGCAGATCGAGAAGGGCTCCGGGCACACGCTCGGGGAGATGTCGATGGATCTCGGCGTCGATACGACGGGGAAGCTGTGGTTTTTCGAAGCGAATTCGAAGCCGATGAAGTTCGACGAGCCGCACATCCGGGAGAAGTCGCTCCGTCGACTCGTCCGGTTCTGGAAATACCTCGTCTCGGCGTCGCCCGAAGGTCGGCCGCGCGTCAACAAGTCGCTGGAACGCGCGCGTCGCGTCGGGAGAGGGCCCGCGAAACGGAGGAACCGGTAA
- a CDS encoding YheC/YheD family endospore coat-associated protein yields the protein MPSFTLGIMALYLNGNKIEELPFFRRVLQEADRMNIDAYLFTPEDVDDGKRRIYAHVYEEGRGWRRRWVPFPDVVFDRCRYQKTPRFRKLREFRAKYGDLIYMNRPLANKSAIHQLLHKDKDIRPNLPDTVMYKGTTALADFVRKYGIAFVKPINGTGGRGVVRIESAGKGTYSVRGRDKQRRILPTRRLSLEGVGRLLGRLGLTESCLMQQGIELTLPNGRVHDYRLLVQKTGEGRWDVTGCAGRIGAARSVTSNLHGGGKAISVDRLLKHTFPSGSKAEAVKAEMYALGLRVVERLESHFRDMCELALDLAVDRQGRVWLLEINPKPAREVFRRIGEHEVYRRAIVRPVEYAKWLYKQEK from the coding sequence ATGCCTTCCTTCACGCTCGGCATTATGGCGTTGTATCTTAACGGCAATAAGATCGAAGAGCTGCCGTTCTTCCGCCGCGTGCTGCAAGAAGCCGACCGGATGAACATCGATGCGTATTTGTTCACGCCCGAGGACGTGGACGACGGCAAGCGGCGCATTTACGCGCACGTGTACGAAGAGGGGCGCGGTTGGAGGAGGCGCTGGGTCCCTTTTCCCGATGTCGTGTTCGACCGATGCCGTTATCAGAAAACGCCGCGCTTCCGCAAGCTCCGGGAATTCCGCGCCAAGTACGGCGACCTGATCTATATGAATCGCCCGCTCGCGAACAAGTCGGCGATTCATCAGCTGCTTCACAAAGACAAGGACATTCGCCCGAACCTGCCGGACACCGTCATGTACAAGGGCACGACCGCCTTGGCCGACTTCGTTCGGAAGTACGGCATCGCGTTCGTCAAGCCGATCAACGGCACCGGCGGGCGCGGCGTCGTACGCATCGAGAGCGCCGGCAAGGGAACGTATTCGGTTCGTGGCCGCGATAAGCAGCGCCGGATTCTCCCGACGCGGCGGCTTTCGCTCGAGGGCGTCGGACGGCTGCTCGGCCGGCTCGGCTTAACCGAGTCGTGCCTCATGCAGCAGGGCATCGAGCTGACGCTGCCGAACGGCCGCGTCCACGATTATCGGCTGCTCGTGCAGAAGACGGGCGAAGGCCGCTGGGACGTCACCGGCTGCGCCGGACGCATCGGCGCCGCCAGAAGCGTGACGTCCAATCTCCACGGCGGCGGCAAGGCGATCTCCGTCGATCGGCTGCTGAAGCATACGTTCCCTTCGGGGTCGAAAGCGGAAGCGGTGAAAGCCGAGATGTACGCGCTCGGGCTGCGCGTGGTCGAGCGGCTCGAGAGCCACTTCCGCGACATGTGCGAGCTCGCGCTCGACCTCGCCGTCGACCGTCAGGGCCGCGTCTGGCTGCTCGAGATCAATCCGAAGCCGGCCCGGGAAGTGTTCCGCCGCATCGGCGAGCACGAGGTCTATCGACGCGCGATCGTTCGCCCCGTCGAATACGCGAAGTGGCTGTATAAACAAGAAAAATGA
- a CDS encoding HAD family hydrolase, translated as MQRNDSEAQELAKPEALIFDMDGTLFKTETVIVSAYERAYARLKDEGLAQGEMPPASILLGSLGMLLMDIWARVLPEADVPTRERMDALLLEEQIALLEEGVGELYPEVDETLRKLQEAGYRLFVASNGLESYVKGVAASLGIADRFESLYSAGEYRTASKVDLVRLLLQREGVKTAWMVGDRSSDVEAGRGNDLPVVGCDYADFGVSTDELKGSTVRIRSFGELKGLLGLGAES; from the coding sequence ATGCAGAGGAACGATAGCGAAGCGCAGGAGCTTGCGAAGCCGGAAGCGCTCATTTTCGATATGGACGGCACGTTGTTCAAGACCGAGACGGTCATCGTCTCCGCGTACGAACGCGCCTATGCAAGGCTGAAGGACGAAGGACTTGCGCAAGGGGAGATGCCGCCGGCATCGATTCTGCTGGGCTCCCTGGGCATGCTGCTCATGGACATCTGGGCGAGGGTGCTGCCCGAGGCGGACGTGCCGACGCGCGAACGGATGGACGCGCTGCTGCTCGAAGAGCAGATCGCTTTGCTGGAAGAGGGCGTCGGCGAGCTGTACCCGGAGGTCGACGAGACGCTGCGCAAGCTGCAGGAAGCCGGATACCGGCTGTTCGTCGCGAGCAACGGGTTGGAGTCGTACGTGAAGGGCGTCGCCGCCAGCCTCGGCATCGCGGATCGGTTCGAGTCGCTCTACTCCGCGGGCGAGTATCGGACGGCGTCCAAAGTCGATCTTGTGAGACTGTTGTTGCAACGGGAAGGCGTGAAGACCGCCTGGATGGTCGGCGACCGGTCCTCGGACGTCGAAGCGGGCCGCGGCAACGACCTGCCGGTCGTCGGCTGCGATTACGCCGACTTCGGCGTCTCGACGGACGAGCTGAAGGGATCGACCGTCCGCATTCGCTCGTTCGGCGAGCTGAAGGGGCTGCTAGGCCTCGGCGCGGAGTCGTAA
- the ytvI gene encoding sporulation integral membrane protein YtvI, which translates to MFRNVLIIALGLAFLYALFTVGSPFLLALLFAIFLEPLNTLMVRYVKINRIGAATITSTALIAALIGLIYLLIAKIVSEIISLIRNLDFNELNAFVLQALDRLDALTVNMPPDVAANVRVYAMNQIQSLQGVATQLSGYTFDVLRTLPGLLIYFLVFFVAVYLFSYSLPTIMNSFLSFFEEKSRDKIAEVLLNLRSAVFGFIRAQFMLSGLTFLIAFVALLILDVRYALAISFLIVLVDILPILGTGSVLVPWAAYSYFMGDPRLAVGLFLLFILITVFRRIVEPKILGEQIGIGALPTLISLYVGFELIGAIGLILGPIVVIIYQAMVKVGLLKIKIRLE; encoded by the coding sequence GTGTTTAGGAACGTACTCATCATTGCGTTAGGCTTAGCTTTTCTGTATGCGTTGTTTACGGTCGGATCGCCGTTCTTATTAGCGCTCTTGTTCGCGATTTTCCTCGAACCGTTGAATACGCTGATGGTTCGGTACGTCAAGATCAACCGGATAGGCGCGGCGACGATTACGAGCACCGCGTTGATCGCGGCGTTGATCGGCCTCATCTACTTGCTGATCGCCAAGATCGTCTCCGAAATCATCTCGCTCATTCGGAACTTGGACTTCAACGAGCTGAACGCGTTCGTCCTGCAGGCGCTGGACCGTCTGGATGCGCTGACGGTCAACATGCCGCCGGACGTGGCGGCGAACGTCCGCGTATACGCGATGAACCAAATTCAGTCGCTGCAGGGCGTGGCGACGCAGCTGTCCGGCTACACGTTCGACGTGCTGCGGACGCTGCCGGGGTTATTGATATATTTCTTGGTGTTTTTCGTGGCCGTGTACCTGTTCAGCTACAGCTTGCCGACGATCATGAACTCGTTCCTGTCGTTCTTCGAAGAGAAGTCGCGCGACAAAATCGCGGAAGTGCTGCTGAACCTGCGCAGCGCCGTGTTCGGCTTCATCCGGGCGCAATTCATGCTGAGCGGCCTGACGTTCCTCATCGCCTTCGTCGCCCTGCTCATCCTGGATGTACGGTATGCGCTCGCGATCTCCTTCCTGATCGTGCTCGTCGACATCCTGCCGATTCTCGGGACCGGCTCCGTGTTGGTGCCGTGGGCGGCGTATTCGTACTTCATGGGGGACCCTAGGCTGGCGGTCGGCCTGTTCCTGTTGTTCATTCTGATCACGGTGTTCCGCAGAATCGTCGAGCCCAAAATTTTGGGCGAGCAGATCGGAATCGGCGCGCTGCCGACGCTCATCAGCCTCTACGTCGGCTTCGAGCTCATCGGCGCGATCGGCCTCATTCTCGGCCCGATCGTCGTGATCATCTATCAGGCGATGGTCAAGGTCGGCCTGCTGAAAATCAAAATTCGACTGGAGTAG
- the yfkAB gene encoding radical SAM/CxCxxxxC motif protein YfkAB, whose amino-acid sequence MNVQILDPWDPIRSLERYGKHVLTSVEFTVTNLCNMRCEHCAVGDALVQKEGPRLPLDVLLARLDEVERLQTISVTGGEPSYDAGALRDYIVPLLQYAKRRGVRTQINTNLTLDYERYETLAPYIDVFHISYNYRGPEDFRRIGFANADRHVGEGTARKMYDRMIENARRLADGGAFVSAESMINYRTHEYIADIHRAVVEMGCRRHEVHPMYPSAFARGLPMLPKEDLRKAISTLLDERDRSVWMLFGTLPFFACGDDPQDRALVRRLADEPNVTVRGDPDGRNRLNVNTFTGDVTVTDFSDVPPVGNLANDRLDDLFDRWTEHELQRKVSCHCPAAGCCGPNLLVADMYYRDVDFMKRKAIL is encoded by the coding sequence ATGAACGTACAAATTTTGGATCCATGGGACCCGATCCGCTCGTTGGAGCGGTACGGCAAACATGTTTTAACGAGCGTGGAATTTACCGTTACGAACCTTTGCAACATGCGCTGCGAGCATTGCGCGGTGGGCGACGCCCTCGTGCAGAAGGAAGGGCCGCGCCTCCCGCTGGACGTCTTGCTCGCCCGCCTCGACGAGGTCGAGCGCCTCCAGACGATCAGCGTCACCGGCGGCGAGCCGTCCTACGACGCGGGCGCGTTGCGGGACTATATCGTCCCGCTGCTGCAATACGCGAAGCGCCGGGGCGTCCGGACGCAGATCAACACGAATTTAACGCTCGATTACGAGCGTTACGAGACGCTGGCGCCGTATATCGACGTCTTCCACATCTCCTATAATTATAGGGGACCGGAAGACTTCCGCCGGATCGGCTTCGCGAACGCGGACCGTCACGTAGGCGAGGGAACGGCGCGGAAGATGTACGACCGCATGATCGAGAACGCGCGCCGGCTGGCGGACGGAGGCGCGTTCGTCTCCGCCGAATCGATGATCAACTATCGGACGCACGAGTACATCGCCGACATCCATCGAGCCGTCGTCGAGATGGGCTGCCGCCGTCACGAGGTGCATCCGATGTACCCGAGCGCGTTCGCAAGAGGCTTGCCGATGCTGCCGAAAGAAGACTTGCGGAAGGCGATAAGTACGCTTCTGGATGAGAGAGACCGGTCGGTGTGGATGCTGTTCGGCACGCTGCCGTTCTTCGCGTGCGGCGACGACCCGCAGGATCGCGCCCTCGTTCGAAGGCTCGCCGACGAGCCGAACGTGACGGTGCGAGGCGACCCGGACGGACGCAACCGGCTGAACGTCAACACGTTCACGGGCGACGTGACGGTGACGGACTTCTCCGACGTGCCGCCGGTCGGCAACCTGGCGAACGATCGGCTGGACGACCTGTTCGATCGATGGACGGAACACGAGCTGCAGCGCAAGGTCAGCTGCCATTGCCCCGCGGCGGGCTGCTGCGGCCCGAATCTACTTGTGGCGGATATGTATTATCGCGACGTCGATTTCATGAAGCGGAAGGCGATTCTGTAG